Proteins from a single region of Antechinus flavipes isolate AdamAnt ecotype Samford, QLD, Australia chromosome 2, AdamAnt_v2, whole genome shotgun sequence:
- the SNRPG gene encoding small nuclear ribonucleoprotein G has product MSKAHPPELKKFMDKKLSLKLNGGRHVQGILRGFDPFMNLVIDECVEMAPGGQQNNIGMVVIRGNSIIMLEALERV; this is encoded by the exons ATGAGCAAAGCACACCCGCCCGAGCTAAAAAA aTTTATGGACAAGAAGCTATCAT tgaaatTAAATGGTGGAAGGCACGTTCAAGGAATATTACGGGGGTTTGATCCATTTATGAATCTTGTGATTGATGAATGTGTAGAAATGGCACCAGGTGGACAACAGAACAATATTGGAATGGTG gtaatcCGAGGAAACAGTATCATTATGTTAGAAGCCTTGGAACGAGTATAA